The stretch of DNA TGCCTAAGACTCCCCACAGCACGGCTTTGATTTTAAGGCTAAGTTGAGTCATGGGATTATTATTGATGTTTGTGTCCACCATGCCCTCCGTGTCCGAATAGGTGCATCAATGGGCAGGCGAGTAAAATAAGATACGGTAGGACGGACAAGACATGTGAAGTATGCGTCTTTAAAAGGAATATAAGTCCGACAATGCCAATGATGAGAACTATTCCCCATGTTCTTTTTGAGAATTCCATATGCTTATTGAATTACTGATTAAATGAGTTCACCTTTCTTTTCAAGCATCATGTGATGAATCGTTGCAATTTGTGCCCAGATTGCAATGAGAATAAGGATGGCCGTGCAGGCTAAAGCGTCTGCTTTTGTAATTCCGAATACAAGGTTATCAGCCCCACCAAGGATGGCGGACACAAATGTAACGACTCCGGCGAATCCGACTAAAACACTGATAACGTGAAGTAATTTTGATAGTTTCATAATTTTAGGATTAATGGATTAATTGAGATATTTTTCTGGATCACTGACGAATTGATCTTTGCAAGCCGTACTGCAAAAGTAATAGATTGTTCCTTTGTGGGCGACTTGGAGGGTTTCTTCTGTGATTTCGGGCTCCATGCCACAAACTACGTCCTTAACTGGAGACATACTTTTATGACCGCAACATGATGAGTTTTCCATATATTTATTGTTTATTAAATAAGTATTACCTCTATGTAATTAGTTTGCCTGTGCACGACTTTCGTTTTAAATTTTTGATTAAACATATGATTTTTTTGTTACAGTAGAACGTCTTATGAAGAAACCTGTGTAAACTACCATAAATCCAACTGTGACCAGAGATAGTAAAAGTCCAGCCTGATTGTCATATCCATATAGAGGTGGAAATGGACTCAGGTGCGGGTAGGTGTGGAACACAATAAAATAGGTTCCAAGCGTAAAAACTCTAGCCTGAAGCCACCTTTCTTTATTGAGAAACCCAATGATCAAAGCGGATCCAAGTACGGCGAGCTGCGGGATTGCGCCTTCTCCAAGATTCAGATAAATAAAAACCCAATTCCATAGAGTGTAGCCGATGATCCATGCCAAGGTCATATCACTCCAGTATAAATCCTTATACTTTCCCTTGGTATCAATATGGATTGTATTTATTTTGGCCAAAGTCACTATCAGCAAAATACCAGCCGTTGCATTCAAATAATTCGCAAGATTCGCTGTTTCAATATCTCTAACAACTGCCTCAAGAATGTTGAAAACCAGAAAGAAATAAATAGACCATTGGCATAGTTTGGTGTGTCCCAGCTTTGTAGTCCTTAATAGAGAAAGTAGGATGATTCCGGTCACAACAGAGAACACCTTGGCCCAAAGGAACCAATCGGCGACCCCTATTAATAATATCCAACAAGGGAAAAGGATAATCGAAGCGACTCCGAAAAATGCCAACGTGAATCTTGGATAACGATGAAATATCTCTTGGGTCACAAGTAGCCCTATAAATATAAGCAAGAGATAGAGGAGTGAAAAGAATGTCATACTTTCAGAGGTTATCGATTTCCATGTTCCATGCTGGAGTTAAGCATCCAGACCATGTAGGCCGCAAAAATCCATGCAAAAAAGAAGATCTCTATGGCTCCCAAGACGGTGCTACCTAGATTGATCCAAGTGAAGCCAGGAATCATTTCAAAAATAGAGTGGTGAAGATCGGCATCGGCTCCGGTTAAGCTGCTGCCATAAAGGAGACAGATTAAATAAAATACCTCGGCTCCTAAGACGCAGCGCCAACCGTATTTTGATAAAGAGAATTTCATATAAAAAGGGTTAAAAAACTTAAAGAGAAGAAACTTTGAAAGGCATCATCATTCCGCTTTCAAGGTGTTCGGGAATATGACAGTGGAGCATCCACTCGCCTGGATTAGACATTTCAACCAAGAGTTCAACCGTGGAACCTGATGGAATTAAGACTGTGTCTTTCCAAACCAAGTTATCTGACTTCACTCCATCTACGGACAAGATCAGGAAGCGTTGACCGTGTATATGGATCGGATGCTGCATTGGATGGGTGGTGTCGTCGGGATTGGCTACTTGAATTTTCACCAAGTCGCCCTCTTTGAAGTTCCAGTCGTCGATGTCCATGTTCGTTTTTTCCGTGTCTTCGTCTAAGAGCTGCCACTCCAATGTGTCTGTGTTTGAAGTGCTATTCATCATGCTCATGGTGTCTTCCCATTCAATCGGTTCTCCATCATTCATCATCCCCATCTCTGAATCATCCATCATCATTCCACCGTGCATGGAGTGAGAACCTCCCATGCCCTTCATATCTAGGTCAATGGATAGAAACTTATCTATATAGCTCTCGAAACTAGAACGGTAAGGGTCGATACTGGCGATGGTGCTCTGGTGTGTTTTAAGAGTATTGAAGTCAGTGGCGTAAGATTCAGATAGCTCTTCGTCGGAGACTTGGAAATCTGCCAAGGTATAAGTTCTATCTGGTGTTTTGTGGACTAAGGAGAAGTCACCTGATTCTGCAAACATCACCTCAACAATTGCGCGCTCGGATGGCCCAAGCAGAACTTCGTCTGCCCATTCGTCGTGTTCATAGAGTCCATTGTCTGCTCCAACCAATTTCATTTGTGCGCCGGGAATGCTTAGATTGAAAACTCGAGTGTTGGCAGCATTGGTGATGTAAAAGCGTATGACTTCACCTTTCTTTGCCGTCAGGCCGTAATCCGTGCTTCCATTCACAAGCATGGTGTTTCCAAAGCGACCCATGAGGGTGTGAGTGACTTCATCAAAGGAGTAAGAAGCCAGTTCGTTTCCTTGCATAAGGATGTCATCGACCATCAAGGTTTCTTCTCTATTCACTGGGGACCAATCTTCTTCATCGGCGACGATGATGTAGTTTCCATAGAGCCCCATGTCTTGAGCGTAATCTTCTCTCAAGTGAGGGTGGTACCAAAATACACCTGAATCATCGAAGCGAACCGAGTATGTGAACGTTTCTCCTGGCTGGATTGCCTCCTGGGTTACGTCCGGAACTCCATCAAAGGCGTTATCCAAACGCACACCGTGCGAATGAAGGGTGGTTTCGATCTCTGTGTTGTTAGTGAAATTGATCGTAACGGTTGAGCCTTGCTTCACTTTGAGTGTGGGGCCGGGAATAGAACCGTTGTAAGCCAACATTTTATAGAGTGAGCCATTGAGCTCTTTCTCAACAAAAGAGGATTCAAGGTCATAGGTGTCTCCATCATTCAGCTCTACGATTTGAGTGCTGGAGGCCAAAGGTGCTTCGGAAGTTTCTTCCACAGCACCTTCTTGGGTCGTATTCTGGCAGGCCGTGAGAAAGGAGAGAGTGAGGAAGGCGATGATCAGTGAGGTTTTTTTCATAGAATTAAAAAGGGTTAATAGATTTTCTCCCAAGTGAGTCCGCTATTCTCACTTTTGTAAACTTGGTTGTTCTCGTCGATGGCATAAACCATTTGAGGATTGCTTGCAGAAAAGGCAATAAAATAAAGAACTGCATTGGGTGCGCCCGCTAGTGAAGCCCATGTTTTCCCGCCATCATTGCTTGAAGCCAAACCTAAGGTATCTGAGAAACTGAGCATTTGGTTTCTATCTTTTGGATTTTGCGACATAGAAATGATAATGCTTGCTTCGAGAGAAGTTGATAAGCTCTCCCAGTTTTCCCCTCCATCGCTACTCATCCAAATTCCTTGCTGTGTACTCGCGTACACAGTTTTTACATCAGCCACGTCTGCTACGAGCGCGATGATCTTTTCGGGCTGTTTATCCAGTAGCATCCACGTTGTGCCCCCGTCCGTACTTTTTTGTATTTGGCCGCTAAATAGTCCGTAAATGATATTTGAATTAACAGGGCTGACAGTCATGGTATGAAAATCAACCGGCCCATTTATTCCATCTGATATTTTTTCCCAAGTCTCACCACTGTCTATCGTCTTTTGAAAGCCAATATTCCCTCCGTAAGAAGGGTGACCGCTACTGTAAAAGGTTTTGGAATTCTTTGCATCAGCCGTAAAGCCCATGAGGTCGTTTGTAGTTTCTCCAATTCGGTACAAATCTTTTTCATCTTTAAGTAGAAGCAGCCCTTCATGGGTCGCAATGTATAGTTTATTGGGATTTTCTATATCTACAGCCAAACCATGAGGGTGGGAAATGGAATTGACGGGGGTGAGTGAAACTGAAGATTCACTGGTTTCACGTTCCCACACGCTGACGCCATTTGGCGCTTCACCTATTTCGATGGTTTTGGTGACTTGATCGGTTTTGGTGTCAATGATGGAAAGGTTTCCACTCACGATATTGGTCACATAAACTTCTGAACCGTCTTTAGAGATTGCCACCCCGTGTGGACCTTCACCTGCAATGATGGTTGAAACAACTTCTTGAGATTCTAGATCGACTTTATAGACTTTATCGCTTGTGGGTTGGTCGAAGTAATAACCTTGATCGGCGATATAAACATATCGCGAATCTGGAGTTGGATAGACTTGAACAGGTCCTTTTGCGTCTGGAAGAAGAACCGTGCTTGTTTCTTTTGTTTCAATATTATGGATACCCAATTGTTTGGTGGAGTACATTGACCCAAATGCATATTTACCATCAGGTGTGACGCCGGTTTGTACCACCGCGTCTCCGAAATCAATGATTTCAAATGCTTCGGTTTCGAGATTGAGAATCCCCATTCCCTTAGTGCCCATCAGCGCAATATAAGCAAAATTTCCCTCTGGATCGAGACGAAGACCGTGAGGCTCAGAACCCTCAGGAAGATCAACCGTTTTTTCTAGGGTAAAAGTTTGAGAGTTTACTATAAAAACTTTATTTCCTTCTTGAGCATTGGCATAAGCCCACGCACTGTCCGGACTTAAGACGACATGGGCAAGATGAAGATCAGTTCCTAAATTTATTTGCTGACTGATTTCATCCGTTTTTGTAGAAACAACTACGAGTTGGTCTTCTGTATCCAGAGAGCTTTCGTTTGAATGCATGTCGTCCTCACCCTCTTCCATCGTATTTACAGTTACCCAAAGGGCCTCACCATTTGGAGACACTTGCACATTGTGAGGCATGCCAGGGAGATCTATTCTCTTTACGACCACACCTGTTTCTGGGTCGATTACGGCTACTTGATTATCATTTTCTACGGCAACATAGACCTTTTTATCAGGTGAACTTTCTTCTTGCACGGTATCTGTATTTTGACTTTGGCAAGCACTTAAAATGAGTGCTGTGCCAAGTAGGAGTGAAAGTATTTTTTTCATATCAGTGAGTTATAGGCTAAATCGATTCAATCGCCTATCACTCTCTCTGTATGACTCCTTTTAGGGTACGCCGGAGAAGGTTTCTATCCGGACGCAGCGGTACAGGACTTAAGGAAGATTTGTTTTCAGAATAAGAAAGGAAAACAAAAAATACTGGAACAACTAAGGTGAGTAGTAGTGGGAGGACTGCTTCACTTTGATTTACTGCTGACTCGAGGATGCAGTGCTCACTAAATGCACAAGTATTTTCATGTCCTTGACTACTCATTAGTAGAGCAAAAGAGAACTGGAGTAGGCTCAAGCCTACAATCAGCATCCACAGCATTTTTGTCTTTAGTGATTTCATGCTTCGAGTTTAGATCGTTTGAGTAAAACAGCGTTAATAGCCACAATGACTGTGCTGAGGGACATAAAGATCGCTGCCAAAGCGGGTTGCATTAGAATTCCGTAAGAAGCTAAAACCCCGGCCCCAAGTGGAAGGGCAACTGCATTGTATCCGGTAGCCCAGAAAAGATTTTGAATCATCTTTTTATAAGTCAGCCGTGAGAGTCGAATGATTTTCATAATATCTCTTGGGTCATTTCGTACCAAGATAATTCCTGCGGATTCGATGGCCACATTGGTTCCTGCTCCTATAGCGATTCCCAAATCTGCTTGCGTGAGGGCGGGAGCATCGTTGATGCCGTCTCCGACCATAGCAACCTTTGATCCTCTTTCTTGCAAGAGTTTTACTTTCGCCGCTTTTTGATCCGGAAGCACATTGCCAAAGTATTCATCGATTCCAAGTTCCGTTGCGACCCACTTTGCTACTTCATCGTTGTCACCGGTGATCATGGCCACTTTAAGTCCGTTTTCTTTCAACTCTTTAATGGCCTGACGTGATTCTTCGCGAATAAGGTCTCCGAGGGCAAGAGCACCCAAGGCTTTCTTTTCCCTGAGCACGAAAATGATTGTTTTACCCTTTTTATTTTCAGCTTCAATTTCTTTTTGGATCTCAGTTGGAAGTCTTATCCCTTTTTCTTCAAGGAGACTCATACTACCGATGGCGACTTCTTTGCCTTCTAAAAAGGCCTTAACTCCTTTACCGGGGATTCTTCCGAAATCTTTTACCTCTTTTATAGGAAGATTCTTTTGTTTGGCACTCTCCACTATTGCTCGCGCAATGAAATGCTCGGAATGAGCGTCTACTGAAGCTGCCAGACTTAAGACTTCACTTTCGTCTTTGGCTTCCAGCGACCAG from Candidatus Gracilibacteria bacterium encodes:
- a CDS encoding multicopper oxidase family protein — translated: MKKTSLIIAFLTLSFLTACQNTTQEGAVEETSEAPLASSTQIVELNDGDTYDLESSFVEKELNGSLYKMLAYNGSIPGPTLKVKQGSTVTINFTNNTEIETTLHSHGVRLDNAFDGVPDVTQEAIQPGETFTYSVRFDDSGVFWYHPHLREDYAQDMGLYGNYIIVADEEDWSPVNREETLMVDDILMQGNELASYSFDEVTHTLMGRFGNTMLVNGSTDYGLTAKKGEVIRFYITNAANTRVFNLSIPGAQMKLVGADNGLYEHDEWADEVLLGPSERAIVEVMFAESGDFSLVHKTPDRTYTLADFQVSDEELSESYATDFNTLKTHQSTIASIDPYRSSFESYIDKFLSIDLDMKGMGGSHSMHGGMMMDDSEMGMMNDGEPIEWEDTMSMMNSTSNTDTLEWQLLDEDTEKTNMDIDDWNFKEGDLVKIQVANPDDTTHPMQHPIHIHGQRFLILSVDGVKSDNLVWKDTVLIPSGSTVELLVEMSNPGEWMLHCHIPEHLESGMMMPFKVSSL
- a CDS encoding DUF2933 domain-containing protein codes for the protein MEFSKRTWGIVLIIGIVGLIFLLKTHTSHVLSVLPYLILLACPLMHLFGHGGHGGHKHQ
- a CDS encoding DUF5692 family protein, whose protein sequence is MTFFSLLYLLLIFIGLLVTQEIFHRYPRFTLAFFGVASIILFPCWILLIGVADWFLWAKVFSVVTGIILLSLLRTTKLGHTKLCQWSIYFFLVFNILEAVVRDIETANLANYLNATAGILLIVTLAKINTIHIDTKGKYKDLYWSDMTLAWIIGYTLWNWVFIYLNLGEGAIPQLAVLGSALIIGFLNKERWLQARVFTLGTYFIVFHTYPHLSPFPPLYGYDNQAGLLLSLVTVGFMVVYTGFFIRRSTVTKKSYV
- a CDS encoding YHS domain-containing protein is translated as MENSSCCGHKSMSPVKDVVCGMEPEITEETLQVAHKGTIYYFCSTACKDQFVSDPEKYLN